Proteins encoded together in one Flavobacteriales bacterium window:
- the pcaF gene encoding 3-oxoadipyl-CoA thiolase: MKEAYIVDAVRTPIGSFAGALAPVRADDLAAHVLRELMNRHPALAPEAIDDVIMGCANQAGEDNRNVARMALLLAGLPVTVPGETVNRLCASGMSAVVGAARAIAASNGELFIAGGVEHMTRGPWVMSKTSTPYGRDAQLFDSSFGWRFVNPRMKERFGTDAMGETAENLLDANPISREDQDRFALWSQQKATAAQTSGRLAKEIAPVPIPQRKGDPVLFAQDEFVKPKSTIEGLSALKPAFRKNGTVTAGNASGLNDGAAALLVASELALKLHGLVPKARIVSSAVVGVEPRIMGIGPVSATKLALARAGLTLDQIDLFELNEAFAAQVLSCTRSLGIADDDPRINPNGGAIALGHPLGMSGARLLQTAAIELQALGKRYALCTMCIGVGQGYSVVIERC, encoded by the coding sequence ATGAAAGAAGCCTACATCGTTGACGCCGTGCGCACGCCCATCGGCAGCTTCGCCGGGGCCTTGGCGCCCGTTCGTGCGGACGACCTTGCCGCTCATGTGCTGCGCGAATTGATGAACCGCCACCCTGCGCTCGCCCCCGAAGCCATCGACGACGTGATCATGGGATGCGCCAATCAAGCGGGCGAGGACAATCGCAACGTGGCACGCATGGCCCTTCTGCTGGCGGGCCTGCCCGTGACCGTGCCGGGAGAGACCGTGAACCGGCTCTGCGCCTCGGGCATGAGCGCGGTGGTGGGCGCGGCGCGCGCAATCGCCGCGTCGAACGGCGAGCTCTTCATCGCAGGCGGGGTGGAGCACATGACCCGCGGCCCTTGGGTGATGAGCAAGACCAGCACGCCCTACGGCCGCGATGCACAGCTCTTCGATAGCAGCTTCGGCTGGCGCTTCGTGAACCCGCGCATGAAGGAGCGATTCGGCACCGACGCCATGGGCGAGACGGCCGAGAACCTGCTCGATGCGAACCCCATCTCGCGCGAGGACCAGGACCGCTTCGCGCTGTGGAGCCAGCAGAAGGCAACCGCCGCGCAAACAAGCGGCCGGCTCGCCAAGGAGATCGCACCGGTGCCGATCCCTCAGCGGAAAGGCGATCCAGTCCTCTTCGCACAGGATGAGTTCGTGAAACCCAAGTCCACGATCGAAGGACTTTCCGCCCTGAAACCAGCATTCCGGAAGAACGGCACCGTAACGGCCGGTAACGCAAGCGGGCTCAATGATGGCGCCGCCGCTCTGCTGGTGGCCAGTGAGCTTGCACTGAAACTGCACGGCCTCGTGCCCAAGGCGCGCATCGTGAGCAGTGCGGTGGTTGGTGTGGAGCCCCGCATCATGGGCATCGGGCCGGTGAGTGCCACCAAGCTTGCGCTGGCACGTGCTGGCCTCACCTTGGACCAGATTGACCTTTTCGAACTGAATGAAGCCTTCGCGGCGCAGGTTCTGAGCTGCACCCGCTCGCTGGGCATCGCCGATGATGATCCACGGATCAACCCCAATGGCGGGGCTATCGCCTTGGGCCACCCGCTGGGCATGAGCGGCGCCCGGCTCCTGCAAACCGCAGCCATTGAGCTTCAGGCACTTGGCAAGCGTTACGCGCTCTGCACCATGTGCATCGGCGTTGGCCAGGGGTACTCCGTGGTCATCGAGCGCTGTTGA
- a CDS encoding hotdog fold thioesterase, with protein sequence MSLQELAEKVVARMHDHDPFSIWLGIERLKVEPGQCVLRMSVRDEMLNGFAIAHGGITYSLADSCLAFASNSHGIQSVSVETSISHTKAVKAGDVLTATSKEMSLTRSIAIYYITVTNQDLEQVALFKGTVYRTGKPWFPQTHQST encoded by the coding sequence ATGTCGCTCCAAGAGCTCGCGGAAAAAGTGGTTGCGCGCATGCATGACCATGACCCGTTCAGCATCTGGCTCGGAATCGAGCGGCTGAAGGTGGAACCCGGGCAATGCGTCCTGCGGATGAGCGTGCGCGATGAGATGCTCAATGGCTTCGCCATCGCGCATGGCGGGATCACCTACTCCCTTGCCGATAGCTGCCTCGCCTTCGCCAGCAACAGCCATGGCATCCAGAGCGTGAGCGTGGAGACCAGCATCAGCCACACCAAGGCCGTGAAAGCCGGCGACGTGCTCACCGCCACCAGCAAGGAGATGAGCCTTACTCGTAGCATCGCCATCTACTACATCACCGTGACCAATCAGGACCTCGAGCAAGTGGCCCTCTTCAAGGGCACCGTTTACCGCACGGGCAAACCCTGGTTCCCGCAAACGCACCAATCGACCTGA